From one Pecten maximus chromosome 8, xPecMax1.1, whole genome shotgun sequence genomic stretch:
- the LOC117332903 gene encoding tigger transposable element-derived protein 6-like, with protein sequence MSGDIFTTWAKASNNDMRKAKRNILVFLDNATSHVNALKLTNVTFNFFPPGTTSKLQPLDLGIIRAFKARYRKRLMSHLLAKLDFVQNATEMTKCVTVLDCVYWISASWNETTDITVKTCFMQAGFPFVEPSTKMYPDEEIGDDDDDIPLALLRLTNIDLATAADIEDEFEIEDNSSDWETTLLESVKGVDRSDSDDESETEDESNNETDLCYGDVLDLIYKIEKIAKKEDDRYLPHLAEIKRITEDSIILKKAASTQKTISDFFQPM encoded by the coding sequence ATGTCGGGAGATATATTCACAACTTGGGCGAAGGCATCAAACAATGATATGCGGAAAGCAAAACGCAACATCCTTGTGTTTTTAGATAATGCGACTTCGCATGTAAACGCATTGAAATTAACCAATGTCACATTCAACTTCTTTCCTCCCGGAACCACTTCAAAACTTCAGCCGCTCGACCTCGGCATCATCAGAGCTTTCAAAGCAAGGTACAGAAAACGACTAATGAGTCATTTACTTGCAAAGCTGGACTTCGTACAAAATGCTACAGAAATGACAAAATGTGTTACTGTGCTAGATTGTGTATACTGGATCAGCGCAAGCTGGAATGAAACGACTGACATTACAGTTAAAACATGTTTCATGCAGGCCGGCTTCCCCTTCGTGGAACCCTCTACAAAAATGTACCCGGATGAGGAAATCGGGGATGATGATGACGACATACCGCTTGCATTACTGCGACTCACAAACATAGATCTCGCGACTGCCGCAGACATTGAGGACGAATTCGAAATTGAGGATAACTCCTCAGACTGGGAAACTACACTTTTAGAAAGTGTCAAAGGGGTTGATCGTTCAGACTCAGACGACGAGTCTGAAACGGAAGACGAAAGTAACAATGAGACTGATCTCTGCTACGGTGACGTATTAGACCTAAtttacaaaatagaaaaaattgcGAAAAAGGAAGATGACCGGTACTTACCACATTTAGCTGAAATAAAAAGAATCACCGAGGATTCGATAATATTGAAGAAGGCCGCGTCAACACAAAAGACCATCAGTGATTTTTTTCAACCAAtgtaa